In Syngnathus typhle isolate RoL2023-S1 ecotype Sweden linkage group LG13, RoL_Styp_1.0, whole genome shotgun sequence, the sequence CCCCCACTCCCctttctgtattttatttttttttatgttcatttAGTTCTGGCGTCAAGGAAGGGTGGGGGGGCTCTTGGGTTCTGGCTCTTAGTTGATGCAGGTTTACGAGGTGCAGACGCCACCGTTCAAATGACTATGATGAATGATTATTCTGATTCTTGTTACTTGCATTGACTTTACAGCCACTTGTGATGCTAATAAAAGAAGCCAGCCCGTGTACATGTGACTACTCGATAAGAACACAAACGTAGGCGTGTACGCAGCGCATTCAAAGGCAGTCGGGATTGGACACTGCCACgagccaaataaaaacaagcgtGATGGCAGAAAAACAATTTTAATTCCATAACTAAAAGGTTGCCTGACGATCGCGTAACAGATTGCCCGCAATGCCTAGCCATCCGCCACTTGAACCCATGATACATGGGCAGAACTTGAGCTGCCACATTGCTGTGGCACCACCCAAAAGAACTCTCTTCCCTACAGGCAAACAGAAAATAGTCTCTGGATTGACTCGATTGGGCACAGTGCTTGGCGTATCGTCACGGCAAGGGTGCATGTACTTGTTGCGGACATCCAATCAGCTGGAGGGAACCCGCTTTTGAATCCAGCGCCGCTTCAGCTTCTCCGCCTTGCTTTTTTTCTCAGGagctaaagcaaaaaaaaaaaaagcatcagcaCAAGTCTCGAGAAACCACCTCCCCTTGTTCCTCACCCCATTGGCTGTTGACAAAGGAAAAAGCAGCTCCTTTCCTCTTTGCGGTCTTATTTTGAAGGGACAGCTGCTCGTTACCTGACAGGAAGACAAAACAAAGCATACTTAGATTTTTCcaaattgtatttgtttagGGTACTAAACAAAGTGGAGCCTGTGTGGAAATGACACTTGGCTTACTTGTGCCTCGACGACTTCCCAGGCTGTAATACCGCAAGTGGAGAAAATCCTCGGCAGCTTTCTGCCGAAAAGACGGCAGCGCTTGAGGCTTTACCGTCGTTACTTTGTAGTTCCCCATCAGCCTGAAAAGTAAACACTCAATCGTTTGTGTCTGTAACCATTTTGGCACCTTTTGTGCATTCGGGTATCCAGAGGGTGGTTGTGCAAATAACTTTTGCACTTTATTTTGTCCTCATACTTTTTGGAATGTTTCCGTTTTTGCTTCTTTGTCTCTTCCGTTTCATCTTCATCTTGAAGAGTCGCTTCAGCTTCTTGTTGGCTCTGCCTTCTGTTAGAAAAATTAGATTATCATCGGAATGTGAGGAAAGATGAACAAGTGGAGAAAACTTACTGGGACGAGTCGATTTCCTCCAGAAGTGTGTCAGAAAGAGGTTTTCTCTTCTAGAAAGTGAAAGGAGAATGATTTAGAATGCAAACGTTAAAATAATCAACGTAATCGTCATGAAATGCGAGGCACCTTCTGCTCCTGGAACAGTTCttgcctcttcttcctcttctccttcaGCAGCTCCTTCTCCCTGGAAGCACGCGCGTTTCCAACGGGAGAAATGTTTTAATCATGCTTAGCTTGGTTGGCTAGCGTGCTACCAGTTAGCCTACCTTCTGGCACTTTCCAGGGCCTGACTCACGCTCCGCAGCGCCTGGGCCTTGGAGTCCTCAAAAGTGACCTCCTCGGGCGCCTCGTCGTCACTGGAACTTAATTCTAAATTCCAACTATCCATTATCACGTCGCTTCTGTCTGTTTTGTACAACTGGCTGCTCGCCTCGTTATTTGGTCGCCATGTTGGGGCGGTCCCTCAGACGCGTCGCTCTGACGTAATTTCCTTATTTTTGGTACacagaaatacttttttttttttttattgaaacatCAAGTTACAAAATGTAATATACATTGAATTATGTTATCATATGCACGGAAAGGCAATACAAcagaagaaagagaaagaaaggaagaagagAGAGTATGTTTTCTAAATCGCTTGTTTCATCAATTGTCGGCTGCCACCTGAGCTTTTAAATTGGAATCCTAACCGGAAGCAGTGTCGCGCGTATCCTTTCTTTTTATCCAACTATCTTGCTGTTCATTTAAGATCAGCAACAAAAAGGGACAACACGATGCAGCAGTTAATGGTacagcttctgctgctgctgggctTGATGCATCTCCAGCAGGCGGAGGTTGAGGTGTTGGCGACCGGAGCATCGCCCTGCCAGGCTCCACTACAGTGGGAGGGAAGATGGGTCGTGTACGACCACGGCACGGGCAGGAACAGCCGAGCCGCGGTGTCCTACGACGGACAGAACCACAGACTGCGGGTGCTGCAACAGCACAAGAAGCACACGCCGTGTCAGAGgtgaaacgcacgcacacatactaAAAGGTTTATCGGAAGAACAACCGAGTCAGCATTTTTGGCTTGGAAAAGCATTTTATCCCAGAGAGGACTCGCGTAACATTATTTTGAGGCATTCGTATTTTTCTGCAGCAGCTATGTGGCAAGACTCAACTTGCTTGACTTTGTGCCAGTTTGACTTTGGATTGTTtaccaaagacttttttttttctttcacaaaataAGATGACGATGACACTATTCAAAAGAAGTATTGCATTtcaccccacccacccccttCTTGGAAGTTTTATTTCTCCTGATACCCGACAAGTACTTTTGCAacaacaccccccacccccgcatGTTGAATCTTTACCCCTGCGTTGGGCCTCATTCGCAAGCTGCTTATGCAAATGGGGGCTACTATTATTTGCTGCAAATTGTGTGATTTccacttgagtttgttaaagGTGCGGTTTGACGGAGTGGACAATTCTTGGGAAAAGGAacacaaaatgagaaaaaataatgtgttgcgcatttacaacaacaacaacggagGTTTGCCTATAGAAAGTTTGATTCAATTAAATAGTCAATTGTGAAGATTTGCGTATAATTGACACCCATTGAAATGCTCTGAAAAAAAGATCCCCTAAAACGGTGACGATGCAGGGATGAACTCTACATCGTGTGTCTGTATTATACCGCCCCCAGGTGGCAAAGGCATGCACGCCACGAGTACTGCGAGCAGGACGACTTCCACAATTGGTGGAAAGTTACAACAGCAACTTTGCAAACTCTCGAACGATGGCATGACATTGTGTTTTTATGAACAACCGTCGTGCAGAGTGGCGATGGCCAAAAAAGTGTTTGTCGTCGTGTCATTGCAGGTACTTTGAGTTTATCTACTTGTACGAGAGCAGCCTGATGTTCCAGATTGATCAAAAGACGGGCGACTGCGCTAAGGTGGAGCTGACCGAAGCCTGGGACCCCTTTGACATTCCTGACAATTCCACTTTTGAGGACCAGTACATTATTGGAGGCCCCGGCGACAACATGGAGGTGCAGGAGTGGTCCGACAGGAAGCCCGCCCGCAAACGTGAGGCCAACGTCTACCGGGCCTTTTTTCAGCATTATCAAAATTTTAAATGTGGACAGATGCTTGCGAGTTTCACGTGGAACTAACGTTTAACATGACAAGATAGCATACTACTTTTCTTTTGAATTAGTATCAAACGTAAAAAACATGTCAAGAACATTTGTCTCACATTTTTATATGTTTGAAACTGCCCCAAAACACATTATGGTAATATATTGTTAAATGGAAAAGTTTGTCTCTTAGAAAATAGCATACTTTTTCTTAAAAAACTGTAAGACTTTTTACGTgggtgcacgtgcgtgtgtttCAGATGAGACCTGGGTAGGCGTGTACACGCTGCGCGACTGCTATCCGGTTCAGGAGACGTATATCAAAAACAGCAGCGTCACCACGTCCACGCGTTTCTTCAACCTGCAGCTTGGCATCAGCGACCCCAACGTCTTCACGCCGCCGCCCGGCTGCCAGATGGCCCGACCGCACGCCATGGCCCACACGCACTGCTGAGATGCTCGGGAATCCGGATGGcatttctttgcattttagttcacgGTCAAACCAACAAGAGCGGACCACGAGTCGTAAAAAAAGACACATTAACTAAGAAAGGATTAATGTTGTCCATCCATGTAAGCATGTTAAATACTAAGCCCACTCTCCATATAGTGTGACAGTAATAAAGCAAATTATAGACACAAAATCCTCCTCGAGTCGATCTGTGCCTGGAAATTGATTGCTGTGGCAACCAATCTGATATTTATATGTGCTGCAACAAACCCAACGTCAACTTCCTCATTTCATTTAACCTTCCGTACTTTTTTAACGTTTTACGTCTTTTACGTGTATATTTGTAGCTTATATGGTGTTGCAATACCGGGTCTGCCCACCGAGCGATGGGGCAGCGCCATACACACATAAAaccaacgaagaagaaaatcctCGAACCTCTCCAGGAAGTGGCCTTCGCCAGACATTTGGCTACCACGTTTCGTTTTCAAGATTTgatttaaaacataaactattTGTAGTTTTGTTGCCTCGATTTAGCCTGCCAAAGAATCAGGTATAACCTTCTCCAAACACGTCTTCTGCCGCGTGACAgtcaaataagacaaataattgCCCATCGTTGTTTTGTTGATGTCCGAGCGAGCTAGGCTAAGCTAACGGGCAAGCGAAACACGAATGCAAGCCTTTAAATGGCAGAACCAGAACAAACTAAAACCCGCTATGAAATATGCTACTGTTTTATAAATGGCTTGTGTTGGAGTTTTTAAAAGCTGCTGACCTTTTATTTATCAACCCTAATTTAGGGAGCGTTTGTTAACGATTGTGTAAAATTTCAAATATTGCTATGAAACGAGCGTTATGGCACAGATCTTGAGAAGTCATTTGAACTGGCTAAAGTGTCATTTTCTTGTAATAAATAGTAAGTTGTATTCGAGATGTTAACTTTGTGAAATTGAACTGAAACCTTGTGAATCGCTTGCTCTATTCAAAAGGAGCTTTAAAAGtcaattatattaaaaaatatatttaaattggGTGTAAGTTGATGAAACTGCAAGTAATGGCTTAACGTTTGGTCGTATACAATTGTAATTCTCGTCAGTATAAACTTTACAGTCATTtctatgtgggttttttttcgtAACCCTTGACATTAAGTTGACCTGTAAAGGGCGAAGTGCACTGTAGGTTCATATTGAAATTTTATCCCAAAATCTGATGTTGCAGATTAAACCATTTGAAATTATCCTCTGTTGTAAATTAAAGGGATGGGAAACTGTTTTCCTGTttctagaaaaaataaaatcaatagatGAACTCGTTATTAAGTAGTCTTTCGCTGCAGCGCATCGTAATGTGGTTCATTAATGTGTTCAGGCCACCATGTCGTCGTACACGTGCATCAGCTGCCGCGTGGCGTTCCCCGACGGCGAGATGCAGCGCGCTCACTACAAGAGCGACTGGCACCGCTACAACCTGAAGCGCAAGGTTGCGGACATGCCGCCCGTCAGCGCTGACAATTTTCAGGAGCGCGTCCTGTTGCAGCGTGGCACCGAGGGCCAGCAGAGCAACACCGCTGAGGCCTGCCCAGTCTGCAACAAAAAGTTCTCCACCACCAACGCCTTCGACAACCACCTGCGCTCGCAGCGCCACCGACAGGCCGAGCGCCGCGCCCTGCAAGCCGCACGCCTGCAGGTGGACAAGCTCAACCAGAAGAACTTAGAGAAAGGGCTTGGCGACAACGACAAGGCCAACCAAGATGCCAGGAACGAGGCTCTGCAGCAGGCCCTCAAGGAGCAGCGGAGGGCCGAGCGCCCTGGGACGGTccgggaggaggaggcggcggcgacgAGGAGCAAGCCGGAAAAACCTCCGCGACTCGTATGGCTGGAGGAGCAGGCCAAGCGGAGAGAGTTGGAGGAAGGACCCGCCGCAGAGGAAGGTAagcctttttaaaaagaaaatgctgtaTCGTGACTTTCCCTTCAAACAGGACTCGGCTCTTGTGTTGCCCAAGTGAATAAAAAAACCTCCAAATGAAATAGCAATGTTCTATCATGACAAAGGtttatgaatggatggatgttctgaACCTACAGAGGAGTGGGAGGACATGgacgaagatgatgatgatgatgatgatgacgaagatgtggaagaggaggaggaggaggaggcgaccACGGGAGATCAGGAAGAAGACGTGACTCCTCGATCCGACCCGCAACTCCCCGCCGCCATCGCACTCGCCGGTTCCATCCCTGTCACCGACTGCCTGTTTTGCTCACATCATTCTAAATCACTGCTGCGCAACGTCGCCCACATGACGCAGGTTCACAGCTTCTTCATCCCAGACCTCCAGTACCTGGTGAACCTCAAGGGTCTGGTCCGCTACCTGGGTAAGACAGCGAGAAGTCCTTAAGACCTCTACACCAATCAGAGCAGAAATAACTCAGTTTTGGGCAAATTGCAGTTTTTGCCATTTGATAAAGTTGAATGATAGCATTTCTTTTGGCTTTGTTGTCAACACTTAGGCGAGAAGGTGGGCGCGGGCAACGTGTGCCTGTGGTGCAACGAGAAGGGGCGCTCATTCTACTCCACGGAAGCCGTGCAGCATCACATGACGGACAAAAGTCACTGCAAGCTCTTCACTGACGGGGACGCTGCGCTGGAGTTCGCCGACTTTTATGACTTCAGGTAAAAGTCACGCATGATCCAAATCGGGACTCCCCAAACTCTGCCCCATTATAGACCGGGCGGGCCCAGGTAGTTCCCAAATTGGCCATTGTAAAGGACAT encodes:
- the nol7 gene encoding nucleolar protein 7, yielding MDSWNLELSSSDDEAPEEVTFEDSKAQALRSVSQALESARREKELLKEKRKKRQELFQEQKKRKPLSDTLLEEIDSSQRQSQQEAEATLQDEDETEETKKQKRKHSKKLMGNYKVTTVKPQALPSFRQKAAEDFLHLRYYSLGSRRGTSNEQLSLQNKTAKRKGAAFSFVNSQWAPEKKSKAEKLKRRWIQKRVPSS
- the epdr1 gene encoding mammalian ependymin-related protein 1; the encoded protein is MQQLMVQLLLLLGLMHLQQAEVEVLATGASPCQAPLQWEGRWVVYDHGTGRNSRAAVSYDGQNHRLRVLQQHKKHTPCQRYFEFIYLYESSLMFQIDQKTGDCAKVELTEAWDPFDIPDNSTFEDQYIIGGPGDNMEVQEWSDRKPARKHETWVGVYTLRDCYPVQETYIKNSSVTTSTRFFNLQLGISDPNVFTPPPGCQMARPHAMAHTHC
- the znf622 gene encoding cytoplasmic 60S subunit biogenesis factor ZNF622, giving the protein MSSYTCISCRVAFPDGEMQRAHYKSDWHRYNLKRKVADMPPVSADNFQERVLLQRGTEGQQSNTAEACPVCNKKFSTTNAFDNHLRSQRHRQAERRALQAARLQVDKLNQKNLEKGLGDNDKANQDARNEALQQALKEQRRAERPGTVREEEAAATRSKPEKPPRLVWLEEQAKRRELEEGPAAEEEEWEDMDEDDDDDDDDEDVEEEEEEEATTGDQEEDVTPRSDPQLPAAIALAGSIPVTDCLFCSHHSKSLLRNVAHMTQVHSFFIPDLQYLVNLKGLVRYLGEKVGAGNVCLWCNEKGRSFYSTEAVQHHMTDKSHCKLFTDGDAALEFADFYDFRNSYPDGTDQMDDELPDDKNIQYDDETMELALPSGARIGHRSLMRYYKQRFGTERVLALSHNRNAVGRVLRQYRALGWGGDTGLSGARRSPRDMQYVQMMKSKWMLKLGMNHNATRQKHFRPQVIF